In Terriglobales bacterium, the following are encoded in one genomic region:
- a CDS encoding L-lactate permease: MTWTQTYDPFGHWWLSTLCAALPIVVLFVLLAGLRVRPHLAALAGVATAIVVATTAFHMPVSLASASFLYGVSFGMLKIVWIVVAAVFLYDVSVEAGKFEIMQRSIARITDDQRLQVLLVAFCFGAFIEGCAGFGSPVAIAGAFMIGLGFRPFHAAALNLIANTAPVAWGAIGTPVHTLAAVCGLPEADLSAMIGRILPITAVIVPFWLVRVMVGWELTFEVLPAILAVGFSFGLTQFFWANHMDSNLVDIASGVVSMIVLVVFLKFWRPKRVWRDGQVTTASAKSVRRMSKQEEAVISRDSVVDPPPEPGPSSTATRKDVAMAWLPFLILSVIVLLWGLPTVKTAINRHTTPAFERGGWEFPILHNHILRAAPVVAKPTREAAKFDFNWLSATGSGCFLAAIISGLILGLGPRRLLRVFGHTLYRMRFAILAISFMLGLGYVTRYSGLDAVLGLAFTRSGKFYPFFGTFLGWLGVALTGSDTSSNALFGSLQRITSQQLGLDPVLMCAANSAGGVMGKMVDAQSICVATAATNQLGNEGQIFRFVVWHSIALGAIVGLIVLMYAYVFPHAVPHGLILGH; encoded by the coding sequence GGACATTGGTGGCTGTCCACGTTGTGCGCGGCGCTGCCGATCGTCGTGCTGTTCGTGCTGCTTGCTGGACTGCGTGTGCGTCCGCATCTGGCCGCGCTGGCGGGTGTGGCGACCGCAATTGTCGTCGCGACCACGGCATTTCACATGCCGGTATCGCTGGCTTCGGCGAGCTTCCTCTACGGCGTTTCGTTCGGAATGCTGAAAATTGTCTGGATCGTGGTTGCCGCCGTCTTCCTCTATGACGTCTCAGTAGAAGCCGGCAAATTTGAGATCATGCAGCGCTCGATCGCGCGCATCACTGACGATCAGCGTTTGCAGGTGCTTCTCGTTGCCTTCTGTTTCGGAGCGTTCATCGAGGGCTGCGCCGGATTCGGATCGCCAGTGGCGATCGCGGGCGCCTTTATGATCGGCCTGGGTTTCCGCCCGTTCCATGCTGCCGCGCTCAATCTGATCGCCAATACCGCGCCGGTTGCCTGGGGCGCGATTGGAACCCCGGTACACACGCTCGCTGCGGTCTGCGGGCTGCCTGAGGCGGACTTAAGCGCAATGATCGGGCGCATTCTTCCGATTACCGCCGTGATAGTTCCATTTTGGCTCGTGCGCGTCATGGTGGGGTGGGAGCTGACCTTCGAAGTACTCCCGGCAATCCTGGCTGTTGGCTTTTCGTTCGGCCTGACGCAATTCTTCTGGGCGAACCACATGGACAGCAATCTGGTGGATATCGCCAGTGGAGTTGTCTCGATGATCGTGCTGGTGGTCTTTCTGAAGTTTTGGAGACCGAAGCGCGTGTGGAGAGATGGACAGGTGACCACGGCCTCGGCCAAGTCCGTTCGTCGGATGTCCAAACAGGAAGAGGCCGTAATATCCCGTGACTCGGTCGTTGATCCGCCGCCGGAACCGGGCCCGTCTTCGACTGCCACGCGCAAAGATGTAGCGATGGCCTGGCTGCCATTCCTGATCCTGTCAGTCATCGTGCTGCTCTGGGGATTGCCGACCGTAAAAACTGCCATCAACCGTCACACAACGCCCGCATTTGAGCGCGGCGGCTGGGAGTTCCCGATTCTGCACAATCACATACTGCGGGCGGCTCCGGTGGTGGCAAAACCCACTCGGGAAGCTGCAAAGTTTGACTTCAACTGGCTCTCAGCTACAGGCAGCGGATGTTTTCTCGCCGCAATCATCTCCGGTCTCATTCTGGGACTCGGCCCGCGGCGGCTGCTGCGCGTCTTCGGCCACACGCTCTATCGCATGCGTTTTGCCATACTCGCGATCTCGTTCATGCTCGGCCTCGGTTATGTCACGCGCTACTCCGGCCTCGATGCCGTTTTGGGACTCGCCTTCACTCGCTCAGGGAAGTTCTATCCATTCTTCGGCACCTTCCTCGGCTGGCTCGGAGTCGCGCTCACCGGCAGCGACACTTCTTCCAACGCACTCTTCGGCAGCCTGCAGCGCATCACTTCGCAGCAACTCGGCCTGGATCCGGTACTGATGTGCGCCGCCAACAGCGCCGGAGGCGTGATGGGCAAGATGGTGGACGCGCAGTCGATCTGCGTTGCTACCGCAGCAACCAATCAGCTTGGAAACGAAGGCCAGATATTCCGCTTCGTCGTGTGGCACTCGATCGCGCTCGGCGCCATCGTGGGATTGATCGTGCTGATGTACGCCTATGTGTTTCCACATGCAGTTCCGCACGGGCTGATTCTGGGGCACTAA
- a CDS encoding carbohydrate kinase, whose translation MAQAPSPVYHALFTAEDGCATQLPVMTSSTRLVVGLGEALWDMLPTGKHLGGAPLNFAYIASLLGEHAVIASRIGNDSLGAEIQAELAGRNLDTSGIQSDPKLPTGTVDVRFRGGQPEYEIRQPVAWDALEWTPKWREIAAKCDAVCFGSLAQRAPKSRQTIQNFLENTRPECLRVCDINLRRPFYEREVIDSTLHLTTILKLNDLELPQIAAIVGLKGATTQALMRELLDRFGLKVVLVTCGEHGATAANEEKIASHPGFKVRVRDTIGAGDAFTAAAIHCILRGIDLEKTLAFANKWASWVASQAGAMPPIGEEERLKMLSEEAVSAS comes from the coding sequence GTGGCACAGGCGCCCTCGCCTGTGTACCATGCACTGTTCACAGCCGAGGATGGCTGTGCCACGCAGCTTCCTGTCATGACTTCGTCTACACGCCTCGTCGTCGGACTCGGCGAAGCCCTTTGGGACATGCTTCCCACGGGCAAGCATCTCGGCGGCGCGCCGCTCAACTTCGCCTACATCGCCTCGCTTCTCGGTGAGCATGCGGTGATCGCCTCCCGAATCGGGAACGATTCTTTGGGTGCTGAAATCCAAGCCGAGCTCGCCGGACGCAATCTCGACACCAGCGGCATTCAAAGCGACCCAAAACTGCCTACGGGGACCGTCGACGTTCGCTTCCGCGGCGGCCAGCCGGAGTACGAAATCCGTCAGCCGGTAGCCTGGGACGCCCTCGAATGGACCCCAAAATGGCGCGAAATAGCCGCAAAATGTGACGCAGTTTGCTTCGGAAGCCTGGCTCAACGTGCCCCAAAATCGCGCCAAACGATCCAGAATTTCCTCGAGAACACGCGTCCAGAGTGCCTCCGAGTGTGCGATATCAACCTCAGAAGGCCGTTTTACGAGCGCGAAGTGATCGATTCAACGCTGCATCTGACCACAATTCTGAAGTTAAACGACCTGGAATTGCCGCAGATCGCGGCCATAGTGGGCCTCAAAGGGGCTACCACGCAGGCGCTAATGCGGGAATTACTCGACAGATTCGGCCTCAAAGTCGTGCTCGTGACCTGCGGAGAGCATGGCGCGACCGCGGCTAACGAAGAAAAAATCGCGTCACATCCGGGCTTTAAGGTGCGGGTACGCGACACGATCGGCGCCGGAGATGCCTTTACCGCGGCCGCAATTCACTGCATTTTGCGTGGAATTGATCTGGAAAAAACGCTCGCATTTGCCAACAAATGGGCGTCATGGGTGGCGTCGCAGGCGGGCGCAATGCCTCCCATAGGCGAGGAGGAGCGCCTCAAAATGCTTTCGGAAGAGGCAGTTTCTGCCTCTTAA
- a CDS encoding diacylglycerol kinase family protein encodes MRALAILGPAAQDSDLDLLKSAGLQVEHWDITDSRSLADLAVVFGGDGTIHRFLPQLLRAKLPVLLVPRGSGNDLARALSISSPQIATDLARNFVAGSAMVREIDVGIVTNKYGHDTPFCCVGGVGLDATAAEFANKMPRWIRGNGGYLLGMARALLQAPSLQLRICADGREIAQQSCLLSFANTPSFGGGLRIAPNANLNDGTLDCVLVRQMGRLKLIPSAIALLRTRHLELKQVNSFRAERLRIETDPPTWVYADGEPVCQTPIDVSVIPHALRLLSGT; translated from the coding sequence ATGCGAGCCCTCGCCATTCTCGGACCTGCAGCGCAGGACAGCGATTTGGATCTGCTCAAGAGCGCCGGACTGCAGGTTGAACATTGGGACATTACTGATTCGCGATCCCTCGCCGATCTCGCCGTTGTGTTCGGCGGCGACGGAACAATTCATCGCTTTCTACCGCAGCTTTTGCGCGCTAAATTGCCGGTTCTACTCGTTCCGCGCGGCAGCGGGAACGATTTGGCGCGCGCCTTGAGTATTTCGTCGCCACAAATTGCGACTGATCTTGCACGCAATTTCGTCGCTGGAAGCGCAATGGTGCGCGAAATAGACGTCGGAATCGTCACGAATAAGTACGGTCACGACACGCCTTTCTGCTGCGTTGGCGGCGTTGGACTCGACGCTACCGCCGCAGAATTCGCCAATAAAATGCCGCGTTGGATCCGTGGAAATGGCGGTTATTTGCTTGGGATGGCGCGTGCATTGCTTCAAGCGCCATCATTGCAGCTGCGAATTTGCGCCGATGGACGCGAAATCGCGCAGCAATCCTGCCTTCTTAGCTTCGCGAATACGCCTTCATTCGGCGGCGGATTGCGTATTGCGCCCAATGCAAACCTCAATGACGGCACGCTAGATTGCGTTCTAGTGCGGCAAATGGGGCGTTTAAAGCTCATTCCAAGCGCGATTGCACTCCTTAGAACGCGTCATTTGGAGCTCAAGCAAGTGAATTCTTTTCGTGCCGAGCGGCTACGAATCGAAACCGATCCGCCCACTTGGGTATATGCCGACGGCGAGCCGGTGTGCCAGACGCCCATCGATGTGAGCGTTATTCCACACGCTTTGCGGCTGTTAAGCGGCACTTAA
- a CDS encoding antibiotic biosynthesis monooxygenase family protein yields the protein MICLTVHITVKTGREQETADMFRSYVKLVQTEPGCMRFDVLQSRKEPRKFMLYELYRDDAALDAHRRTPHFLDYTPKMQDLTEQRESELFTHIA from the coding sequence ATGATCTGCCTGACAGTTCATATCACCGTGAAGACTGGCCGCGAGCAGGAGACGGCCGATATGTTCCGTTCTTACGTCAAACTGGTGCAAACTGAGCCTGGATGCATGCGCTTTGACGTGCTCCAGTCGCGCAAAGAGCCGCGAAAATTCATGCTCTACGAGCTCTATCGCGACGACGCGGCGCTCGACGCGCATCGGCGCACGCCTCATTTTCTCGACTACACCCCAAAGATGCAGGACCTGACTGAGCAGCGCGAGTCGGAGCTCTTCACGCATATCGCATGA
- the tyrS gene encoding tyrosine--tRNA ligase → MTFPPVDEQLAYLKKGAVEIIREQELRERLEKSAKSGKPLKVKAGFDPTAPDLHLGHTVLIRKLKHFQDMGHTAIFLIGDFTGLIGDPSGRSATRKPLTREEIDRNAETYKEQVFKILDPQKTVIDFNSRWFSKFSAIDFIRLAEKYTVSQLLERDDFHDRFQNEQPIAMHELLYPLAMGYDSVALEADVELGGTDQKFNLLTGREMQRQHGQPTQVVLTMPILEGLDGTQKMSKSLGNAIGIKEPPLEMYGKLMSISDELMWRYCTLLTDLRTSEIEGLKSKVSSGALHPMQAKKDLARRIVKDFHSEQAARDAEENWAKQFQKHQVPQVMETVEIPREQVLLRQSEDDPSAPWFPLYERSTLPPGTLISILKMEKLLISAGLVSSTSEAARKLKERAVRVNGETIVISQLATCLPAEFNLNLGRHWKRVLVQ, encoded by the coding sequence ATGACCTTCCCTCCCGTTGACGAGCAGCTCGCCTACCTTAAAAAGGGCGCCGTGGAGATCATTCGCGAACAGGAACTGCGAGAGCGCCTGGAAAAATCGGCTAAGAGCGGAAAACCCCTGAAGGTGAAAGCAGGGTTCGATCCTACTGCGCCCGACCTGCATCTCGGCCACACCGTTCTGATCCGCAAGCTCAAACACTTTCAGGACATGGGTCATACCGCTATCTTTTTGATTGGCGATTTCACTGGGCTGATCGGCGATCCCAGCGGGCGTTCGGCAACGCGGAAACCCCTCACACGCGAAGAGATCGATCGCAATGCGGAGACCTACAAGGAGCAGGTCTTTAAGATTCTCGATCCCCAAAAAACAGTCATCGATTTCAACAGTCGCTGGTTCTCGAAATTCAGCGCGATCGATTTCATCCGCTTGGCAGAGAAATACACGGTTTCGCAGCTGCTGGAGCGTGACGACTTTCACGATCGCTTTCAAAACGAGCAACCGATCGCGATGCACGAGCTGCTGTACCCTCTGGCGATGGGCTACGACTCGGTGGCTCTGGAAGCCGATGTGGAACTCGGCGGGACCGATCAGAAATTTAATCTGCTCACCGGCCGAGAGATGCAACGCCAGCATGGCCAGCCCACGCAGGTCGTGCTGACGATGCCGATTCTTGAAGGACTCGATGGCACGCAGAAGATGTCGAAGTCGCTAGGAAACGCGATCGGAATCAAAGAGCCGCCACTAGAGATGTACGGCAAGCTCATGTCGATCTCCGATGAGCTGATGTGGCGTTACTGCACGCTGCTAACCGATCTGCGCACATCAGAGATCGAGGGCCTAAAGTCGAAAGTGTCGTCAGGCGCACTGCATCCGATGCAGGCCAAGAAGGATTTGGCGCGCAGAATCGTCAAGGATTTTCATTCCGAGCAGGCAGCGCGGGATGCGGAGGAGAATTGGGCGAAGCAGTTTCAGAAACATCAGGTACCACAAGTTATGGAGACGGTGGAAATACCGCGAGAACAGGTTTTGCTACGGCAATCGGAAGACGACCCTTCGGCTCCATGGTTTCCGCTTTACGAGCGTTCTACATTGCCTCCTGGAACCCTCATCAGCATTCTCAAAATGGAAAAGCTTCTTATTTCGGCAGGATTGGTGTCATCCACCAGTGAAGCTGCAAGAAAACTCAAAGAGCGCGCGGTGCGAGTTAATGGCGAGACGATTGTGATCAGCCAGCTTGCCACTTGCCTTCCCGCAGAATTCAACTTGAATCTAGGTCGGCACTGGAAAAGAGTTCTAGTTCAATAG
- a CDS encoding ABC transporter permease has translation MAVLTASQVRENFFAALETLRSSKARTALTIIGIVIGVSSVISMAAIIQGLNRFVQERVESLGSRTYFISRFPPGSDPSRWPQRIRTRKYLEYSYAPFIKQAAPDVQIVTTVGTRGFFFGDSNTITSGNHSVEKVIVRGTEPPYMEAIPLFSIDRGRFISDFDEEHARPVVVLGASIAESLFPNSDAIGKTVRLNGTVYDVIGIFEHDPGLFGGPGVDIFAVIPLSKFRKEYPEAKELLMIFTVPKNASVDVAKDEVVQAMRRLRHVPAKQENDFELSSPDFLSNLWNQLTGALVILTAVISSIGLLVGGIGVMNIMLISVTERTQEIGVRKAIGARRADVRLQFLLEAVVLTLVGGTLGILIGAGVSTTVRTLVPSIPATLSYLWVTLGFVISVAVGVIFGYYPASMAARLDPIVCLRYE, from the coding sequence ATGGCTGTTCTAACTGCGAGCCAGGTTCGCGAGAATTTCTTCGCGGCGCTCGAGACGCTGCGCTCGTCGAAGGCTCGCACCGCGCTCACAATCATCGGCATCGTAATCGGCGTTTCCTCGGTGATTTCCATGGCGGCGATTATTCAGGGACTCAACAGGTTTGTGCAGGAGCGTGTGGAATCTCTGGGCTCGCGTACATATTTCATTTCTCGATTCCCTCCCGGCAGCGATCCTTCGCGCTGGCCCCAACGCATTCGCACCCGAAAATACCTTGAGTACAGCTATGCTCCGTTCATCAAGCAGGCGGCACCCGACGTGCAAATCGTCACTACGGTCGGCACACGCGGCTTTTTCTTTGGCGATAGCAATACCATTACCAGCGGAAACCACAGCGTGGAGAAAGTGATTGTGCGTGGCACTGAGCCACCGTACATGGAAGCGATCCCGCTGTTCAGCATAGATCGCGGCCGCTTCATCAGCGACTTCGATGAGGAACATGCTCGGCCGGTTGTTGTGTTGGGAGCTTCCATTGCCGAATCGCTCTTCCCAAATTCGGATGCGATTGGCAAGACCGTCCGTCTCAATGGAACTGTCTACGACGTAATCGGCATCTTCGAACATGATCCAGGCCTGTTCGGAGGTCCCGGAGTAGACATCTTCGCCGTAATTCCGCTGAGCAAATTCCGCAAAGAATATCCGGAAGCCAAGGAACTGCTGATGATCTTCACGGTTCCGAAAAACGCGAGCGTCGACGTGGCGAAAGATGAAGTAGTTCAGGCCATGCGCCGCCTGCGGCATGTTCCGGCTAAGCAGGAAAACGATTTTGAGCTGAGTTCCCCCGACTTTCTCAGCAACCTGTGGAATCAACTTACAGGCGCGCTCGTGATTCTGACCGCGGTAATCAGTTCGATTGGATTACTCGTAGGAGGCATCGGCGTAATGAATATCATGCTGATCTCGGTGACCGAACGCACACAGGAGATCGGTGTTCGCAAGGCCATCGGCGCGCGCCGTGCCGACGTACGCTTGCAATTTCTGCTCGAAGCAGTGGTACTTACGCTGGTGGGTGGCACGCTGGGCATTCTGATCGGAGCCGGTGTCTCCACTACCGTACGCACGCTCGTGCCCTCGATTCCTGCAACGCTCTCGTATCTCTGGGTAACGCTCGGTTTCGTAATCTCCGTCGCGGTTGGTGTCATCTTCGGCTATTACCCCGCGAGCATGGCTGCCCGCCTGGATCCGATTGTCTGCTTGCGGTACGAGTGA
- a CDS encoding ABC transporter permease: protein MLAIRDNLAQCITALRQHKLRASLTMLGLTMGVATLITVMTIVQGANVYVEQKIANLGTNVFQIARTPFAVTDFNIIIKALKYRKIELDDVRAVAEKCTACKEVGASATATGRIQARYLNREAQDVNFYGQTANMIDIDTRAVDYGRYFTPSEAERRVNVCLIGDTLVQQLFLGEDPVGKNLRIGNNELAVIGVMEKIGSVLGQDQDNLVIVPLGVFLNMQGPHTSLTVNVKATEATFTEAQDQAQLILRARRHLTGKTDNDFFIGTKESYMSLWRSISSAFFAVFIMVGAISVVIGGIVIMNVMLVSVTLRRREIGVRRAVGATKRDILRQFITESVMQCIAGGFAGIALGFLVALTLRTFTPFPASVQTWVAILGVVLSSIVGLFFGIYPAFRASQLDPIVALRSD, encoded by the coding sequence ATGCTCGCGATTCGCGACAATTTGGCTCAGTGCATAACCGCGCTGAGGCAGCATAAGCTCCGGGCATCGCTAACCATGCTCGGACTCACGATGGGCGTAGCAACGCTCATCACGGTAATGACAATCGTGCAAGGCGCGAATGTCTACGTAGAACAAAAGATCGCCAATCTGGGTACGAATGTTTTTCAAATTGCGCGTACTCCGTTCGCGGTAACCGACTTCAACATCATCATCAAGGCACTCAAGTACCGGAAGATTGAGCTCGACGACGTAAGAGCCGTCGCTGAAAAGTGCACGGCGTGTAAGGAAGTGGGAGCAAGCGCCACCGCTACGGGACGTATTCAGGCGCGCTATCTTAACCGCGAAGCTCAGGACGTGAACTTCTACGGCCAGACCGCGAACATGATCGATATCGACACCCGTGCTGTCGATTACGGCCGCTATTTCACGCCTTCCGAAGCGGAACGCAGAGTCAACGTCTGCCTGATTGGAGACACGCTGGTGCAGCAGTTGTTTCTCGGAGAAGATCCGGTCGGCAAAAATCTTCGGATAGGCAACAACGAGCTAGCCGTGATCGGCGTGATGGAAAAGATTGGGAGCGTTCTGGGGCAGGATCAAGACAATCTTGTGATCGTCCCTCTCGGAGTGTTTCTCAACATGCAAGGACCACATACCAGCCTGACCGTCAACGTAAAAGCAACGGAGGCTACGTTTACGGAGGCGCAGGATCAGGCTCAACTCATCCTGCGTGCGCGTCGTCACCTCACCGGCAAGACGGACAACGACTTCTTTATCGGCACCAAAGAGAGCTACATGTCATTGTGGCGCAGCATCAGCTCCGCGTTTTTTGCCGTATTCATCATGGTGGGGGCGATCTCGGTGGTCATCGGGGGAATCGTCATCATGAACGTAATGCTCGTGAGCGTGACGCTGCGCCGCCGCGAGATCGGCGTGCGCCGTGCCGTCGGCGCCACCAAGCGGGACATCCTTCGGCAATTCATCACAGAAAGCGTTATGCAGTGCATCGCCGGCGGATTCGCTGGAATCGCTCTCGGCTTTCTGGTTGCGCTTACGCTGCGGACGTTTACTCCGTTTCCTGCTTCGGTACAAACCTGGGTGGCAATATTGGGAGTGGTCCTGAGTTCGATCGTGGGACTATTCTTCGGAATCTATCCAGCATTTCGCGCATCCCAACTGGATCCGATCGTCGCGTTGAGGTCTGACTAA
- a CDS encoding serine hydrolase: protein MIRRIAVAALLLGVGFAQEDPTSRMEQVVQSYVSAKQFMGSVLVAREGKVLLSHGYGSANFEWGVPNSPTTKFRLGSITKQFTAACILLLEERGKLKTDDLVKKYLPNAPAAWDKITIYHLLTHTSGIPSFTGFPDYASTEAVKTTPEKLVERFRDKPLEFQPGEKWNYSNSGYVLLGYLIERISGQGYSEFVQQNIFDPLGMKDSGYDSNSAIIPHRAEGYTAKPKGLEHAGYIDMSIPFSAGALYSTTEDLLRWEQGLFGGKLLSASSVQKMTTAFKSNYAFGLGVRDDKGHKVIEHGGGIEGFNTQLAYYPDDKLVVAVLGNLNGGAPSAIAAKLASVAHGEKVVLASERKEVTVSPNILAAYVGTYELAPNFQFVITLEGDHLVSQATGQSRIPIFPESETLFFPKVVDAEIEFVKNDKGETTHMILHQNGHVTKGVKVAEPQKTQ from the coding sequence ATGATTCGGCGTATCGCGGTCGCGGCATTACTCCTTGGCGTGGGCTTTGCACAGGAAGACCCCACCTCACGTATGGAACAGGTCGTTCAATCCTACGTTTCTGCGAAGCAGTTCATGGGCTCTGTGCTTGTGGCGCGCGAGGGCAAGGTGCTGCTCAGTCATGGCTACGGATCTGCGAATTTTGAGTGGGGTGTTCCCAATTCGCCTACAACGAAGTTTCGCCTAGGCTCGATTACGAAGCAGTTCACGGCGGCCTGCATCCTTCTCTTGGAAGAGCGCGGCAAGTTGAAGACCGACGATTTGGTCAAGAAATACTTGCCGAACGCGCCTGCCGCTTGGGACAAGATCACGATCTACCATCTCCTTACTCATACTTCGGGAATCCCGAGCTTCACGGGATTTCCCGATTACGCTTCCACTGAAGCCGTGAAGACAACTCCGGAAAAGCTCGTCGAGCGGTTTCGCGACAAGCCGCTCGAATTTCAGCCAGGCGAAAAATGGAATTACAGCAATTCCGGATATGTACTGCTCGGCTACCTGATCGAGAGGATCAGCGGCCAGGGATATAGCGAGTTTGTGCAGCAGAATATCTTCGATCCATTGGGAATGAAGGATTCCGGATATGACTCCAACTCGGCGATTATCCCTCATCGCGCCGAGGGATACACGGCGAAGCCGAAGGGATTGGAACATGCCGGATACATCGACATGAGCATTCCCTTCTCCGCGGGCGCACTTTACTCCACTACCGAAGACCTGCTGCGCTGGGAGCAAGGACTCTTCGGCGGTAAATTGCTCTCGGCGTCCTCTGTCCAGAAGATGACCACTGCGTTCAAAAGCAACTACGCGTTCGGCTTGGGCGTGCGCGACGACAAAGGACACAAGGTAATCGAGCATGGCGGAGGCATCGAAGGCTTTAACACTCAACTCGCTTATTATCCCGATGACAAGCTCGTCGTCGCAGTGCTCGGCAACTTGAACGGCGGAGCTCCAAGCGCGATCGCAGCCAAGCTTGCATCGGTCGCGCATGGAGAGAAAGTGGTCCTGGCATCCGAGCGCAAGGAGGTCACGGTCTCCCCGAACATTCTCGCCGCGTATGTAGGAACCTACGAGCTGGCGCCGAATTTTCAGTTCGTGATCACGCTCGAAGGCGACCACCTGGTCTCGCAAGCCACGGGCCAGTCCAGGATTCCAATCTTCCCGGAATCAGAAACTCTGTTTTTTCCCAAAGTGGTCGATGCAGAAATTGAATTCGTCAAGAACGACAAAGGTGAAACAACACATATGATCCTCCATCAGAATGGGCATGTCACGAAGGGCGTGAAGGTCGCCGAGCCTCAGAAGACCCAATAG
- the pstS gene encoding phosphate ABC transporter substrate-binding protein PstS, with translation MIRGLKWTLAMAALLVGSAAAQTTLNGAGATFPNPIYSKWFSEYHKQHPDVEINYQPIGSGGGIRQVTAGTVDFGATDGPMSDEQLKSSKVPIQHVPTVMGSVVPAYNIPGVKEELKFTPDVLANIFLGKITTWNDPAIQNLNKDIKLPNQNINVVHRSDGSGTTYVFTDYLSKVSPEWKGGPGKGTSVKWPVGIGGKGNEGVAGTIRAVDGTIGYVELIYALQNKITFGSVKNAAGSFVKADLQNTSAAANGVKIPDDYRVSITNSPNKDAYPIATFTWLLIPTKPSDANKGKIIKDFLNWMIDDGEKMVETLSYAPLPQELQGRVKNTIQKLQ, from the coding sequence GTGATTCGAGGTCTTAAGTGGACCCTGGCAATGGCAGCGCTGCTGGTCGGTTCTGCGGCAGCGCAGACGACTTTAAATGGGGCAGGCGCGACCTTCCCGAACCCGATTTATTCGAAGTGGTTCAGTGAGTACCACAAGCAGCACCCTGATGTTGAGATCAATTATCAGCCGATTGGCAGTGGCGGCGGCATTCGCCAGGTCACGGCAGGCACAGTGGACTTCGGCGCTACTGACGGCCCGATGTCCGACGAACAACTCAAGAGTTCAAAAGTACCGATTCAGCATGTTCCGACGGTGATGGGATCGGTAGTTCCCGCGTACAACATCCCCGGCGTCAAAGAGGAATTGAAGTTCACTCCCGATGTGCTTGCGAACATCTTCCTCGGCAAGATCACAACCTGGAACGATCCTGCAATTCAGAACCTCAACAAAGATATAAAGCTTCCTAACCAGAACATTAACGTGGTTCATCGCTCCGACGGCAGCGGCACCACGTATGTTTTCACCGACTATCTCTCGAAAGTAAGCCCGGAGTGGAAGGGCGGTCCCGGTAAGGGAACATCCGTAAAGTGGCCTGTCGGAATCGGCGGCAAAGGAAATGAAGGAGTAGCCGGTACGATTCGTGCAGTCGACGGCACCATCGGCTACGTTGAACTGATTTACGCATTGCAGAACAAGATCACATTCGGTTCGGTAAAAAATGCCGCCGGCAGCTTCGTAAAAGCCGATCTGCAGAACACCAGTGCGGCAGCGAACGGCGTTAAGATTCCGGACGATTACCGCGTTTCCATTACCAACTCCCCGAACAAGGATGCCTATCCAATAGCAACGTTCACATGGCTGCTAATCCCCACTAAACCGTCAGACGCCAACAAGGGCAAGATCATCAAGGACTTCCTGAACTGGATGATCGACGATGGCGAGAAGATGGTGGAGACGCTAAGCTACGCACCCCTCCCGCAGGAACTTCAGGGACGCGTGAAAAACACCATACAGAAACTGCAGTAA
- a CDS encoding PhoU domain-containing protein, translating into MSSAAKNPAGLGAQPQPQSISSPQASLIALTVRAFEVATAAASNAADSVSSPTLTQAVFDCEKELDSLDRQMDERFATVLTQSSPDQVRELLACMKCMIDLERIGDLISSFVSRCRVVATRLDMQDISDLINMNSHLESMLKEVSHAFSARDLSRAIGVLRSDREIDRIRNLIFMRHLEDQASCAGPDSIHVLLMSQALERAGDHAKNIAEEVCHFVSGRTIRHVPAGHEGSVEQLYLAWLWDQYKSTH; encoded by the coding sequence ATGTCGTCCGCCGCCAAAAATCCAGCCGGTCTTGGTGCTCAACCGCAACCACAATCGATCAGTTCACCCCAAGCGAGCCTGATAGCCCTCACGGTTAGGGCCTTCGAAGTTGCCACCGCTGCGGCCTCGAATGCCGCCGATTCGGTCAGTTCTCCGACGCTGACTCAAGCGGTTTTCGATTGTGAGAAGGAACTCGACAGCCTCGACCGGCAGATGGACGAACGGTTTGCCACCGTGTTGACGCAGAGCTCGCCCGACCAAGTGCGTGAATTGCTCGCCTGCATGAAATGCATGATCGACCTCGAGAGGATTGGCGATCTGATCTCATCATTCGTCAGCCGCTGCCGGGTTGTTGCCACACGTCTCGACATGCAAGACATCTCCGACCTGATAAACATGAATTCGCATCTCGAATCCATGCTGAAAGAAGTCTCGCACGCATTCAGCGCACGCGATCTGAGTCGCGCCATCGGAGTGCTGCGTTCGGATCGTGAGATAGATCGCATTCGCAACCTGATTTTTATGCGGCACCTGGAAGACCAGGCCAGTTGTGCAGGACCAGACAGCATTCACGTTCTGCTGATGTCGCAAGCCCTGGAACGTGCCGGTGATCACGCCAAGAACATCGCTGAAGAGGTGTGCCACTTCGTGAGTGGACGCACCATCCGCCATGTTCCTGCTGGGCACGAAGGCTCGGTCGAACAGCTCTATCTCGCCTGGCTATGGGACCAGTACAAGTCAACGCATTAG